In the genome of Cryptomeria japonica chromosome 8, Sugi_1.0, whole genome shotgun sequence, one region contains:
- the LOC131857997 gene encoding 4,5-DOPA dioxygenase extradiol-like yields the protein MADGNSTPICELEDEWIDVGDEGSNLVDGWMYVDGGVNGQPTVVELTQEDTHLGGVNTKAYCCFCNVMPKDLIQILPKMSGRPRADLLIVTTRQASETQTRKQDLPGFLSQLHCEVKATDERSDALADRVKELLMRGGVKNVRQKTFVKRAEGGAQSTPSVHNYISDIALCQLSVQAKRDATFHYNLGRALAPLKHEGVVILGICNNVGLTHLQTSSPPLIWAEAFDKWLSYHLLHKRFEEIIQFENSFPHASNVQWLAERLYPLLVALGAAGEGAIAERLNDGWSFSSQS from the exons ATGGCTGATGGCAATAGCACCCCAATCTGTGAGCTGGAAGATGAATGGATCGATGTGGGTGATGAAGGTAGCAACCTGgtagatggatggatgtatgtggaCGGTGGGGTGAATGGGCAGCCCACAGTGGTAGAACTGACACAGGAGGACACACATTTAGGTGGTGTAAACACAAAAGCCTATTGCTGCTTCTGTAATGTTATGCCCAAGGATTTGATTCAAATTTTGCCCAAAATGTCTGGGAGGCCCAGGGCTGATTTGCTCATAGTAACCACTCGCCAGGCTTCAGAAACTCAAACAAGGAAGCAGGATCTTCCAGGCTTCCTTTCACAACTTCACTGTGAA GTAAAAGCCACAGATGAAAGAAGTGATGCTTTAGCAGATAGAGTGAAGGAGCTATTGATGAGAGGAGGAGTTAAAAATGTGAGACAAAAAACTTTCGTCAAGAGAGCTGAGGGTGGGGCACAATCTACACCCAGTGTTCATAACTATATCTCTGACATAGCCCTCTGCCAATTGTCAGTCCAAGCAAAGAGAGATGCCACCTTTCATTACAATCTAGGAAGGGCATTAGCACCATTAAAGCATGAGGGAGTTGTTATTCTGGGTATTTGTAACAATGTAGGACTCACCCATTTACAGACAAGTAGTCCTCCACTCATTTGGGCTGAGGCATTTGATAAGTGGCTCAGTTATCATCTGCTTCATAAAAG GTTTGAAGAGATCATTCAATTTGAAAATAGTTTTCCTCATGCAAGTAACGTCCAATGGTTAGCAGAACGGTTATATCCATTACTCGTGGCTTTGGGTGCAGCAGGTGAAGGAGCCATTGCTGAGCGTCTTAATGATGGATGGTCATTCTCCTCACAATCTTAA